A genomic stretch from Haloarchaeobius amylolyticus includes:
- a CDS encoding M48 family metallopeptidase → MDVRLRLSLVVRMAVATVIVASLSFWVALFTGVLGSALLLGVVGWIPSKVATFALEAPRLSAVLGIHPGIVAVAALAALWLVYVGWQRVAPRARDDYLFPPSDLPQWLLVLVCLGALYSLLVEAAAAITLAVLAVLSPFSLGILVLAIGFLLGIYGFVSGVKKTIRRLQERSISEAVPADEVDDRLPEVVARLARQGSVPAPAVQVTPRDRPEAFTIGSGSSAILVVSEGLLDVLPDDELEAVLAHEVSHLANGDSRVMATAIAPIVYAEGLYIDEHPDDPGDVVFNLFVRMALRYGEFGVAFLSRGREWAADAGAAELTGNPAALASALARLDDEHGVPQEDPREWSEAYAALDIVPTLDPDGRAFPFRTHPSTQDRIERLQRLATELESKGSAATNS, encoded by the coding sequence ATGGACGTGCGTCTCAGGCTCTCGCTGGTGGTGCGGATGGCAGTCGCGACCGTAATCGTGGCCTCGCTGTCGTTCTGGGTGGCGCTGTTCACCGGTGTTCTCGGGTCGGCGCTCCTGCTCGGTGTCGTCGGCTGGATTCCCTCGAAGGTGGCGACGTTCGCACTCGAAGCCCCACGGCTCTCGGCGGTGCTCGGCATCCATCCGGGCATCGTCGCCGTCGCCGCGCTCGCCGCCCTCTGGCTGGTCTACGTGGGCTGGCAGCGCGTCGCCCCGCGGGCCAGAGACGACTACCTGTTCCCGCCCTCGGACCTCCCCCAGTGGCTCCTCGTCCTCGTCTGCCTCGGCGCGCTCTACTCGCTGCTCGTCGAGGCCGCCGCGGCCATCACGCTCGCGGTCCTCGCGGTCCTCAGCCCGTTCTCCCTCGGCATCCTCGTCCTCGCCATCGGCTTCCTGCTCGGTATCTACGGCTTCGTCAGCGGGGTGAAGAAGACCATCCGGCGCCTGCAGGAACGCTCCATCTCGGAGGCGGTCCCGGCCGACGAGGTGGACGACCGACTGCCCGAGGTGGTCGCCAGGCTCGCCAGGCAGGGGAGCGTCCCGGCCCCGGCAGTGCAGGTCACGCCCCGGGACCGCCCCGAGGCGTTCACCATCGGGTCCGGGTCGTCGGCGATCCTCGTCGTCTCCGAGGGCCTGCTCGACGTGCTCCCCGACGACGAACTCGAAGCCGTCCTCGCCCACGAGGTCAGCCACCTCGCCAACGGCGACAGCCGGGTGATGGCGACCGCGATCGCCCCGATAGTCTACGCCGAAGGGCTGTACATCGACGAGCACCCGGACGACCCCGGCGACGTGGTGTTCAACCTGTTCGTTCGCATGGCGCTCCGGTACGGCGAGTTCGGCGTCGCGTTCCTCTCCCGGGGCCGGGAGTGGGCCGCCGACGCCGGGGCGGCGGAGTTGACGGGGAACCCTGCCGCGCTCGCCAGCGCACTGGCCCGGCTGGACGACGAACACGGGGTCCCGCAGGAGGACCCGCGGGAGTGGTCGGAGGCATATGCGGCACTGGACATCGTGCCGACGCTGGACCCCGACGGCCGGGCGTTCCCGTTCCGGACCCACCCGTCGACGCAGGACAGGATCGAGCGGTTGCAGCGGCTGGCGACGGAACTGG
- the gfo6 gene encoding D-xylose 1-dehydrogenase Gfo6 → MTASPSGTRFDEWQREDWRAPTEGGPVRFAVVGLGSFAREYALPAFARASDCEATVAVSSSPAKAESVAGEFDMARAITYDEYHDGVAAEDYDAVYVVTPHALHEPYVETAARLDKAVLCEKAMAATREGAERIAETVAEAGIPFMVAYRMQFGPAVRRARDLVESGFVGDPVHVHGSFTFRLLDDPDAESDRWRVDKGLSGGGALTDIGLYPLNTTRFVLDSEPVSVSATTASPDAAFADVDEHVAFQCVFENGVQAQCNASFDAYTGHQLRITGTEGRITLDPIFVEGNEQTVTLERDELTETVKLGEVDQLTPQFAYFAQCVLRDEEPIAGAAEGVRDMALVEAIYEAAEKEETVDVPVS, encoded by the coding sequence ATGACAGCGTCCCCATCCGGCACCCGGTTCGACGAGTGGCAGCGCGAGGACTGGCGAGCACCCACCGAGGGCGGCCCGGTTCGGTTCGCGGTGGTCGGCCTCGGTAGCTTCGCCCGGGAGTACGCGCTCCCGGCGTTCGCCCGGGCGAGCGACTGCGAGGCGACCGTCGCGGTGAGCAGTTCGCCAGCGAAGGCCGAGTCGGTCGCCGGCGAGTTCGACATGGCCCGGGCCATCACCTACGACGAGTACCACGACGGCGTCGCCGCCGAGGACTACGACGCGGTGTACGTCGTGACGCCCCACGCGCTCCACGAGCCCTACGTCGAGACGGCGGCCCGGCTGGACAAGGCGGTGCTCTGCGAGAAGGCGATGGCCGCCACCCGCGAGGGCGCCGAACGCATCGCGGAGACGGTCGCGGAGGCCGGCATCCCCTTCATGGTCGCCTACCGGATGCAGTTCGGCCCGGCGGTCCGGCGGGCCCGCGACCTCGTCGAATCGGGGTTCGTCGGCGACCCGGTCCACGTCCACGGGAGCTTCACCTTCCGGCTGCTCGACGACCCCGACGCGGAGTCGGACCGCTGGCGGGTCGACAAGGGCCTCTCGGGTGGTGGCGCGCTCACCGACATCGGCCTCTACCCGCTCAACACCACCCGGTTCGTCCTCGATTCGGAGCCGGTCAGCGTCTCGGCGACGACCGCCAGCCCGGACGCCGCCTTCGCCGACGTGGACGAACACGTCGCCTTCCAGTGCGTCTTCGAGAACGGCGTGCAGGCCCAGTGCAACGCCAGTTTCGACGCCTACACCGGCCACCAGCTCCGCATCACGGGCACCGAGGGTCGCATCACCCTCGACCCCATCTTCGTCGAGGGGAACGAGCAGACCGTGACGCTGGAGCGCGACGAGCTGACCGAGACGGTCAAACTCGGCGAGGTCGACCAGCTCACGCCACAGTTCGCCTACTTCGCCCAGTGCGTGCTCCGGGACGAGGAGCCCATCGCCGGCGCGGCCGAGGGCGTCCGGGACATGGCACTCGTGGAGGCGATCTACGAGGCCGCCGAGAAGGAGGAGACGGTCGACGTGCCGGTCAGTTGA
- a CDS encoding ABC transporter ATP-binding protein has protein sequence MLRLFRTYGRDDLHLFVLGLVTSLFSRLVGLVPPLVLGIAIDSVFNDNTPFRLPLVPGSLLPATTLDQLWLSVALIVGAFVGSVVFGWTQGVSLSLFSNRVQHALRTDTYRAMQRLDMAFFDDKQTGQVMSVLNNDVRNLKQFLNGTVSGAIQLVVTVVGIAALLLYLNWQLALVSLVGVPLLLTFTVWFMRTIRPLYRALRSSFGDLNTRLENNLGGMEVIKTSNTGEYEDGRVTDASWDIYERTWAVARLEYLYQPGMDMLAGVAFAATFLLGGYWLVAGPPPGFSGTLYVGEFVTFLFMTQRFVDPLAGMGRIVNSYENARASGERIFGLKDLPVAVAEADEPVTLDSVAGRVEYDHVDFSYVEGEPVLHDVTFTADPGETIAFVGPTGAGKSTAAKLLLRLYDVDSGAIRVDGHDVRDLAFDSLRDHVGYVSQDVFLFDGSVRENIAYGSFDATDEAVREAARAAEAHEFVLDLPDGYDTRIGERGVKLSGGQRQRLSLARAMLQDPAILVLDEATSAVDTETELYIQRALTRLTADRTTFVIAHRLSTVRHADQILVVEDGRIVERGTHDELVALGGLYATLWRVQAGEFEGDAEGLVRRLLSDGEGRREGESDGEGESGESAV, from the coding sequence ATGCTCCGGCTCTTTCGAACCTACGGGCGCGACGACCTCCACCTGTTCGTCCTCGGGCTGGTGACCAGCCTGTTCTCGCGGCTCGTGGGGCTGGTGCCGCCGCTGGTGCTCGGTATCGCCATCGACTCGGTGTTCAACGACAACACGCCATTCCGGCTCCCGCTGGTCCCGGGCTCGCTGCTCCCGGCCACGACGCTCGACCAGCTCTGGCTCTCGGTCGCGCTCATCGTCGGCGCGTTCGTCGGGAGCGTCGTCTTCGGCTGGACGCAGGGCGTCAGCCTCTCGCTGTTCTCGAACCGGGTGCAACACGCCCTGCGGACCGACACCTACCGGGCGATGCAACGGCTCGACATGGCCTTCTTCGACGACAAGCAGACCGGGCAGGTGATGTCCGTGCTGAACAACGACGTGCGCAACCTCAAGCAGTTCCTGAACGGCACGGTAAGTGGAGCCATCCAGCTCGTCGTGACGGTCGTCGGCATCGCCGCCCTGTTGCTCTACCTGAACTGGCAGCTGGCACTGGTCAGCCTGGTCGGCGTGCCCCTGTTGCTCACCTTCACCGTCTGGTTCATGCGGACCATCCGACCCCTCTATCGTGCCCTGCGCTCCAGTTTCGGGGACCTGAACACCAGATTAGAGAACAACCTCGGCGGGATGGAGGTCATCAAGACGAGCAACACCGGCGAGTACGAGGACGGCCGCGTCACCGACGCCTCGTGGGACATCTACGAGCGCACCTGGGCGGTGGCTCGCCTCGAGTACCTCTACCAGCCGGGGATGGACATGCTCGCGGGCGTCGCCTTCGCCGCGACGTTCCTGCTCGGCGGCTACTGGCTGGTCGCCGGGCCGCCGCCGGGGTTCTCGGGGACGCTGTACGTCGGCGAGTTCGTCACGTTCCTGTTCATGACCCAGCGGTTCGTCGACCCCCTCGCGGGGATGGGTCGCATCGTCAACTCCTACGAGAACGCCCGCGCCTCCGGCGAGCGCATCTTCGGGCTGAAGGACCTCCCGGTCGCGGTCGCCGAGGCCGACGAGCCCGTCACCCTCGATTCCGTCGCGGGTCGCGTCGAGTACGACCACGTCGACTTCAGCTACGTCGAGGGCGAGCCGGTGCTGCACGACGTGACCTTCACCGCGGACCCGGGCGAGACGATCGCCTTCGTCGGGCCCACGGGCGCCGGGAAATCGACCGCCGCGAAGCTCCTGCTCCGGCTCTACGACGTGGACTCCGGCGCGATCCGCGTCGACGGACACGACGTGCGCGACCTCGCGTTCGACAGCCTGCGCGACCACGTCGGCTACGTCAGCCAAGACGTGTTCCTCTTCGACGGCTCGGTCCGCGAGAACATCGCCTACGGGAGCTTCGACGCCACCGACGAGGCGGTCCGGGAGGCCGCCCGGGCCGCCGAAGCCCACGAGTTCGTGCTGGACCTGCCCGACGGCTACGACACCCGCATCGGCGAGCGCGGCGTGAAGCTCTCCGGCGGCCAGCGCCAGCGCCTCTCGCTGGCACGGGCGATGCTGCAGGACCCGGCCATCCTCGTGCTGGACGAGGCGACCTCGGCGGTGGACACCGAGACGGAACTGTACATCCAGCGCGCCCTGACCCGGCTCACGGCCGACCGAACCACGTTCGTCATCGCCCACCGGCTCTCGACGGTGCGCCACGCCGACCAGATTCTCGTGGTCGAGGACGGCCGCATCGTCGAGCGTGGCACCCACGACGAACTGGTCGCGTTGGGTGGGCTGTACGCGACGCTCTGGCGCGTGCAGGCCGGCGAGTTCGAGGGCGACGCCGAGGGGCTGGTCCGGCGGCTGCTCTCGGACGGGGAGGGGAGACGGGAAGGCGAAAGCGACGGCGAGGGCGAGTCGGGCGAGTCCGCGGTGTAG
- a CDS encoding guanosine monophosphate reductase → MELRTGLSYGDVLLVPQRSPVESRDDVTLSTTLAPGLDLDVPVLSAAMDTVTEAELAIALSRAGGLGVLHRFCTIAEQVAEVEQVVDAGERVAIAVGIDEDFEARAAACVEAGACALVVDVAHGHLETCLDATRRLADEFPDVPLVVGNVVTAQGVEDLAAAGADCVKVGVGPGSHCTTRERTGAGMPQLTAVDDCAAAAERCGVTTIADGGIRSSGDAVKALMAGADAVMMGGYFAGTDEAPGRTVTLDGERYKVSRGMASEAANHERTDKDLTLEHGEGVEALTPAVGPFDEHLAEFLSGMRSGLSYCGGRDIAEARAKAEFVQVAESARDREGIHSVAAMVDGDIEGAAADD, encoded by the coding sequence ATGGAACTCAGAACCGGGCTCTCGTACGGCGACGTGTTGCTCGTCCCACAGCGCTCGCCCGTGGAGAGTCGCGACGACGTGACCCTCTCGACGACGCTCGCGCCGGGGCTCGACCTCGACGTCCCCGTCCTGAGCGCGGCGATGGACACCGTGACGGAGGCCGAGCTCGCCATCGCGCTCTCGCGGGCGGGCGGCCTCGGCGTCCTCCATCGCTTCTGCACGATCGCCGAGCAGGTCGCCGAGGTCGAGCAGGTGGTGGACGCGGGCGAACGCGTGGCCATCGCGGTCGGCATCGACGAGGACTTCGAGGCACGCGCCGCGGCCTGCGTCGAGGCCGGCGCCTGCGCACTCGTCGTCGACGTGGCGCACGGCCACCTGGAGACGTGTCTCGACGCGACGCGCCGGCTCGCGGACGAATTCCCCGACGTTCCGCTCGTGGTCGGGAACGTCGTCACGGCACAGGGGGTCGAGGACCTCGCGGCGGCCGGCGCGGACTGCGTCAAGGTCGGCGTCGGCCCCGGCTCGCACTGCACGACCCGGGAGCGGACCGGCGCGGGTATGCCCCAGCTCACCGCGGTCGACGACTGCGCCGCGGCCGCCGAGCGCTGTGGCGTCACCACCATCGCCGACGGCGGCATCCGGTCCTCCGGCGACGCCGTGAAGGCGCTCATGGCGGGGGCCGACGCGGTGATGATGGGTGGCTACTTCGCCGGCACCGACGAGGCCCCCGGCCGGACCGTCACGCTCGACGGCGAGCGCTACAAGGTCTCGCGGGGGATGGCCAGCGAGGCGGCGAACCACGAGCGCACCGACAAGGACCTCACCCTCGAACACGGCGAGGGCGTCGAGGCGCTCACGCCGGCCGTCGGCCCGTTCGACGAGCACCTCGCCGAGTTCCTGTCGGGGATGCGCTCGGGGCTCTCGTACTGCGGCGGCCGCGACATCGCGGAGGCCCGCGCCAAGGCCGAGTTCGTACAGGTCGCCGAGAGCGCCCGCGACCGCGAGGGCATCCACTCCGTCGCGGCGATGGTCGACGGCGACATCGAGGGCGCGGCGGCCGACGACTGA
- a CDS encoding SHOCT domain-containing protein yields MDTAAARSGLGIVALLLAAVLLVPLLFGGMMGMGMGGGGATWHDHWMGFDGQWSWWWFAASLVGRLLVLAVVVGGGYLLLKSLGGGNEGDPALDELRRAYARGDLTDEEFERRRERLERD; encoded by the coding sequence ATGGACACTGCCGCAGCGCGGTCCGGCCTCGGTATCGTCGCGCTCCTGCTCGCCGCCGTGCTCCTCGTCCCGCTGCTGTTCGGCGGGATGATGGGCATGGGGATGGGCGGGGGCGGTGCGACCTGGCACGACCACTGGATGGGCTTCGACGGCCAGTGGTCGTGGTGGTGGTTCGCCGCCAGCCTCGTCGGCCGACTGCTCGTCCTCGCGGTGGTCGTCGGCGGTGGCTACCTGCTGCTGAAGTCCCTCGGCGGCGGGAACGAGGGCGACCCTGCCCTCGACGAACTCCGCCGGGCGTACGCCCGCGGCGACCTGACCGACGAGGAGTTCGAGCGCCGCCGCGAGCGACTCGAACGGGACTGA
- a CDS encoding bifunctional metallophosphatase/5'-nucleotidase, with amino-acid sequence MRRLLTVLLVTLLVAAGAVGPVAASEPVSSPETRAGATAPATGSSLAAEAPDNESNGSTTLTLLTYNDIQTAAVENQTFPRMVHLINERRAAHDNPTVVVGGGDQISPHALSPLTQWRTPVAALNVLEPDAEVIGNHDLDYGFGAVENFSNESEFPWLMANIVDQETGEPIPGTEPYTVVERDGVKVGIVGLADEAIKSKTAVDFDEKGYELRNYSETASEYATMLKEERGVDVVVAAAHIGIPESKTLARETDNVDAIVVGDDEVEYPPQETAGAVIVEAEARAEHVGEVDLTVENGDVTAWNGRLLNVTEDVPRNETVADIISKAREDTLEDVAGRTTVPLDARFASNYHDETALGNMIGDSFRAKTGAEVAITNAGGIRSNSVYGPGNVTVGDVYNILPFRNTLVTVELTGAELKQLLASQVVTLESETGQRYGSEAQLQVSGVTYEWVGHEGEEPYIREAWVNGEPLDEDETYTVTVNSYMAGWEGSVLTNATRVSTTNTLYGTALLDYIRNNTPVSPADTNRIRRVDSVTAVRDISVEKGMATVTIDAPNGTTATVPDSFYVVDGASSERLAAESVTLTDGTIEVTFENAAFRRMAGEGGDLELYGKYETTAFDRVYFEHSVVNADLRASDSGGNACADRSGHGADDDEADRGQSANASATVPAGVPATPAAPVA; translated from the coding sequence ATGCGACGGTTACTCACGGTCCTGCTCGTCACGCTCCTCGTCGCCGCCGGGGCTGTCGGCCCGGTGGCGGCGAGCGAACCGGTATCGTCCCCCGAGACACGGGCCGGTGCGACCGCGCCCGCCACCGGGTCCTCGCTCGCGGCCGAGGCGCCCGACAACGAGTCCAACGGCTCGACCACGCTGACGCTGCTGACCTACAACGACATCCAGACCGCGGCCGTCGAGAACCAGACGTTCCCGCGGATGGTCCACCTCATCAACGAGCGCCGGGCCGCCCACGACAACCCGACCGTCGTGGTCGGCGGTGGTGACCAGATCAGCCCCCACGCGCTCTCGCCGCTGACGCAGTGGCGGACGCCCGTGGCCGCGCTGAACGTCCTCGAGCCCGACGCCGAGGTCATCGGGAACCACGACCTCGACTACGGCTTCGGCGCGGTCGAGAACTTCTCGAACGAGTCCGAGTTCCCCTGGCTGATGGCGAACATCGTCGACCAGGAGACCGGTGAGCCCATCCCGGGCACCGAACCCTACACCGTCGTCGAGCGCGACGGCGTGAAGGTCGGCATCGTCGGGCTCGCCGACGAGGCCATCAAGTCCAAGACCGCCGTCGACTTCGACGAGAAGGGCTACGAGCTCCGGAACTACTCCGAGACCGCAAGCGAGTACGCCACGATGCTGAAGGAGGAACGCGGCGTCGACGTGGTCGTTGCGGCCGCCCACATCGGCATCCCCGAGTCGAAGACCCTGGCCCGCGAGACCGACAACGTCGACGCCATCGTGGTCGGTGACGACGAGGTCGAGTACCCGCCCCAGGAGACCGCAGGAGCCGTCATCGTCGAGGCCGAGGCCCGCGCCGAGCACGTCGGCGAGGTCGACCTCACCGTCGAGAACGGCGACGTGACGGCCTGGAACGGTCGCCTGCTGAACGTCACCGAGGACGTCCCGCGCAACGAGACGGTCGCGGACATCATCTCGAAAGCGCGCGAGGACACCCTCGAAGACGTGGCGGGCCGGACGACCGTCCCCCTCGACGCCCGGTTCGCCTCGAACTACCACGACGAGACCGCCCTCGGCAACATGATCGGCGACAGTTTCCGCGCCAAGACCGGCGCCGAGGTCGCCATCACGAACGCCGGCGGCATCCGCTCGAACAGCGTCTACGGCCCCGGGAACGTCACCGTCGGGGACGTGTACAACATCCTGCCGTTCCGCAACACGCTCGTGACGGTCGAGTTGACCGGCGCCGAACTGAAGCAACTGCTCGCCAGCCAGGTCGTCACGCTGGAGAGCGAGACCGGCCAGCGCTACGGCTCGGAGGCCCAGCTCCAGGTCAGCGGCGTCACCTACGAGTGGGTCGGCCACGAGGGCGAGGAGCCGTACATCCGCGAGGCGTGGGTGAACGGCGAACCGCTCGACGAGGACGAGACCTACACCGTGACGGTCAACTCCTACATGGCCGGCTGGGAGGGCTCGGTCCTGACGAACGCGACCCGCGTCAGCACGACGAACACGCTGTACGGGACCGCCCTGCTCGACTACATCCGGAACAACACGCCCGTCTCGCCCGCGGACACGAACCGCATCCGGCGGGTCGACAGCGTCACCGCGGTCCGGGACATCTCCGTCGAGAAGGGGATGGCGACGGTGACCATCGACGCACCGAACGGGACGACCGCGACCGTGCCGGATAGCTTCTACGTGGTCGACGGCGCCAGCAGCGAGCGCCTCGCCGCCGAGTCGGTCACCCTCACCGACGGGACCATCGAGGTCACCTTCGAGAACGCCGCCTTCCGCCGCATGGCGGGCGAGGGCGGCGACCTCGAACTCTACGGGAAGTACGAGACGACGGCGTTCGACCGGGTCTACTTCGAGCACTCGGTCGTGAACGCCGACCTGCGCGCGAGCGACTCCGGCGGGAACGCCTGCGCCGACAGGTCGGGCCACGGTGCTGACGACGACGAGGCCGACCGCGGCCAGTCCGCGAACGCCAGCGCCACCGTCCCGGCCGGCGTGCCGGCCACGCCCGCCGCGCCCGTCGCGTAG
- a CDS encoding lactate utilization protein: MSQKSQYLDDVSADESYDQLPDDETVEATVANLEDRGFDVVVVDDAAAALDAVTDRIPDGVSVMNGHSTTLEEIGFMDLLESGDHDWEDLHSQVWTIDDDEERQQFRREAQAADYFLGSVNAIAQTGELVAADASGSRIGAYPFAAGNLVLVSGVNKITEDLDAALDRLEQFAYKLEDARAQEAYGQGSVIAKQLIYRHETEEDRTTVVLVRENLGY, translated from the coding sequence ATGTCACAGAAATCGCAGTACCTCGACGACGTCTCCGCCGACGAATCGTACGACCAGCTCCCCGACGACGAGACCGTCGAGGCGACGGTCGCGAACCTCGAAGACCGTGGCTTCGACGTGGTCGTCGTGGACGACGCCGCGGCCGCCCTCGACGCCGTCACCGACCGGATTCCCGACGGCGTCTCGGTCATGAACGGTCACTCCACGACACTGGAGGAGATCGGCTTCATGGACCTGCTCGAATCGGGCGACCACGACTGGGAGGACCTCCACTCGCAGGTCTGGACCATCGACGACGACGAAGAGCGCCAGCAGTTCCGCCGCGAGGCTCAGGCCGCCGACTACTTCCTCGGAAGCGTCAACGCCATCGCCCAGACCGGCGAACTCGTCGCCGCCGACGCCTCCGGGAGCCGCATCGGCGCGTACCCCTTCGCCGCCGGGAACCTCGTGCTCGTCTCGGGCGTGAACAAGATCACCGAGGACCTCGACGCCGCCCTCGACCGGCTGGAGCAGTTCGCCTACAAGCTCGAGGACGCCCGCGCTCAGGAGGCCTACGGCCAGGGCTCGGTCATCGCGAAGCAGCTCATCTACCGGCACGAGACCGAGGAGGACCGGACGACGGTCGTGCTGGTCCGCGAGAACCTCGGGTACTGA
- a CDS encoding AMP phosphorylase, with product MRLTAKEVDIGTRHPTVLLNTADAEELAVNPLDRVQMQSADRTTIAIVELMDEVVARGELGVTKGIRHVTGEVEVKPAPRPRSVEYIRKKLDDIELERHELVAIVHDIDANRLSDVELGAYVTGVYTNGLSLSETTYLTECMTEAGKVVMWEDDVVADKHSIGGVAGNRVTPIVVAIVAACGLKIPKTSSRAVTSPAGTADTMEVFCEVEFSLEEMKEIVEETNGCFVWGGSVNLSPVDDKIIRAETPLSLDPPGQLIASVLSKKKSAGSTHVVVDLPYGEGAKVQSLVEARELAEDFKRVAEHLGLTVECTITTGEQPIGRGIGPVLEARDVLAVLEGGGPQELRLKALRLADILLECCGIDEDATAVLDSGRALERFRRIVAAQDGDPDVTMADLEPGAETAVVESERDGVVTHVNNRLVSAIARRAGAPRDAGAGLYLHRREDDEVSVGDPLFTIYAEQAAKLEDALELAERTEAIRVRGPEDALVERL from the coding sequence ATGCGACTGACTGCCAAGGAGGTCGACATCGGGACGCGACACCCGACCGTCCTCCTCAACACGGCCGACGCCGAGGAACTCGCGGTGAACCCACTCGACCGCGTCCAGATGCAGTCGGCGGACCGGACCACCATCGCCATCGTCGAGCTGATGGACGAGGTCGTCGCGCGGGGCGAACTCGGTGTCACGAAGGGCATCCGTCACGTCACCGGCGAGGTGGAGGTCAAACCGGCCCCCCGGCCACGGTCGGTCGAGTACATCCGGAAGAAGCTCGACGACATCGAGCTGGAACGACACGAACTGGTGGCCATCGTCCACGACATCGACGCGAACCGCCTGAGCGACGTCGAACTCGGTGCCTACGTCACCGGCGTCTACACGAACGGGCTCTCGCTGTCGGAGACGACGTACCTGACCGAGTGCATGACCGAGGCCGGGAAGGTCGTGATGTGGGAGGACGACGTCGTCGCGGACAAGCACTCCATCGGCGGGGTCGCCGGCAACCGCGTCACGCCCATCGTGGTCGCCATCGTCGCCGCCTGCGGGCTCAAGATACCCAAGACCTCCTCGCGGGCGGTGACCTCGCCCGCCGGGACCGCGGACACGATGGAGGTGTTCTGCGAGGTGGAGTTCTCCCTGGAGGAGATGAAGGAGATCGTCGAGGAGACGAACGGCTGTTTCGTCTGGGGTGGGAGCGTCAACCTCTCGCCGGTCGACGACAAGATCATCCGTGCCGAGACGCCGCTGTCGCTCGACCCGCCGGGACAGCTCATCGCCTCCGTGCTCTCGAAGAAGAAGAGCGCCGGGTCGACCCACGTCGTGGTCGACCTCCCCTACGGCGAGGGGGCGAAGGTCCAGAGCCTCGTCGAGGCCCGCGAACTCGCCGAGGACTTCAAGCGCGTCGCCGAACACCTCGGGTTGACCGTCGAGTGCACCATCACCACGGGCGAACAGCCCATCGGCCGGGGGATCGGTCCCGTGCTCGAAGCCCGCGACGTCCTCGCGGTCCTGGAAGGCGGTGGGCCACAGGAACTCAGGCTGAAGGCGCTCCGGCTCGCGGACATCCTGCTCGAATGCTGTGGCATCGACGAGGACGCGACCGCGGTGCTCGACTCCGGGCGGGCGCTCGAACGGTTCCGCCGGATCGTCGCCGCCCAGGACGGCGACCCGGACGTGACGATGGCCGACCTCGAACCGGGGGCAGAGACCGCGGTCGTCGAGTCGGAACGCGACGGTGTCGTCACGCACGTCAACAACCGCCTCGTGAGCGCCATCGCCCGCCGGGCCGGGGCTCCCCGCGACGCGGGGGCCGGCCTCTACCTGCACCGGCGCGAGGACGACGAGGTGAGCGTCGGCGACCCGCTGTTCACCATCTACGCCGAGCAGGCCGCGAAACTCGAGGACGCGCTCGAACTCGCCGAACGGACCGAGGCCATCCGGGTCCGGGGGCCAGAGGACGCGCTGGTCGAGCGACTCTGA